In Lathyrus oleraceus cultivar Zhongwan6 chromosome 2, CAAS_Psat_ZW6_1.0, whole genome shotgun sequence, the DNA window CAACATACATAACTGTCTATTATTAAGTTTCTTTTTAATCATGCAAAAGAATAAGGGAGATAAAGAATATTGATAGTTTTGCAAAATATTATAAgatcatttaaaaaaaatatgaCTATGAATGATCATCTTACCAACTGATATGCATGTCAAATTACTTTGATTCGCCAACATACATAACTGTCTATTATTAAGTTTCTTTTTAACCATGCAAAAGAATAAGGGAGATAAAGAATATTGATAGTTTTGAAAAATATtataaaatcattaaaaaaaatatGACTATAATGATCATCTTACCAACTGATATGCATGTCAAATTACTTTGATTCACCAACATACATAATTGTCTATTATTAAGTTTCTTTTTAACCATGCAAAAGAATAAGGGAGATAAAGAATATTGATAGTTTTGCAAAATATTATAAgatcatttaaaaaaaatatgaCTATGAATGATCATCTTACCAACTGATATGCATGTCAAATTACTTTGATTCACCAATATACATAACTGTCTATTATTAAGTTTCTTTTTAACCATGCAAAAGAATAAGGGAGATAAAGAATATTGTTTCTCACTCCTCTAGAGGAAGAGAAAAATCCTAGAGTGGTATATTATTTTGTTTGACAAAGTATAATAGATAGCTAATAAGCTAAGTTATAGCAATTAAACTTTTAGTTGATATCTTATAAACTAGTTGATGAGAGATAGCAAATAAACTATCTAAATTGAGTTTGCAGTGTTTAGTAACATTAGGATTGTATTAACTTATCAATATATAATGATATAAAAAAGATATATTTAACTATTTATTTATTTAGGACAACAAGAgtaaaattgaaagaaaaaatTATGAACTATAAGCTTTAGATATAACTACTTAAATTAACTCAGGAAAAATAAACTAAATGGAAAGGAGATATATTCGATTGTTTAAATGTTTTACGACAGAATAAAAGAAATTTCTCATTCCACACAAATTATAAAGAAAAAACATGATGCTAAGTAAttaaatgaaatgaaatagaTATCAATATTCTGCTCCATACTAATCCAAAAGATGAAATGAAATTTTATTTTATCCCAAACAATCCAATCCATTTCAATCAATCAACCTAAACAAAACCGTTGAGTGAAATTTATATATCTTATATCTTATTACTGTGGGATCTATTCTTAAAATAGTAAAACTTAAATGAATTTCAACCAATAATGTGAGCATTATAAAAAGAAGAGTATTAGAGTGAGACTTGATAGCACTCCACACAAACAAGATTATAGAAGGAACCAACTTTTATTTGAATATAATAAGAATATCAATGAGACAGTCCATCATTTGGCAACAACTTTGTCACCTGTCATGAAAATGTTAATACTTCCAACATAACTAGAAATGAGTGTAGTGGAAGCAGGACATTAATCTGATAGGTGATGTAAAAAACCCATGCCAACTGGAACAGCAAATTGGTATACAGTAAGAATCAATGGATCAGTTAAAACGTCATTTTCACCTAGTTCACAAGATAAAACATTTGTATGACTTTAACCTCACCCAAACAAACAAGCTTACCAATTCTATGCAAGATACCTATATAGTTTTCTGTCACTATTATCTCTCTCCATAAATTCCCGCTCAATAAGAGACTCAATCCGTTTCTTCACATCAGTTAGATTTGCGATGAATCGCGACTGTAACATCTTTGTTACCTCAGCTATAAGATTGTTATGATCAAGTTGTTTCCTAGCTTTCATAATCCTTACTATTGCTGAGTCAATTTGCAACTTCCGGTCCTCTTGTACTTTTTGTCGAGTTTCCAGTTTCTCTGGTTCTGTTTCCTTTGTTGCAACTACAGTTCCTATTTTCACCTTATACAGTTTGCTACTGAACTCGTCATTAAAGAAGAATGCATCATCCTCACTGACATCTTTAGTCATAGGCTCCTTCCTGAGGACATTTCTTCCCTTAACCAAAGCCAAAGATTGCAGACACCTCTTCAAATCTGAAGCTGGAATCTCAGTTGCCTGCTCAATTTCCCTGTAGCTTAGTCTATCAGCATCATTAAACAGCATGAGAACACACACTTGATAGGTGGATACATTTAACTCATGTCTCTGTCCTTTCCCAAAAGTAGCTTTTAAGTCTGCTGTGCCCATATTATTTTGCCATGTCAATCTCCTGCCATTATGAATGCCGAGGTAATATGACTGAAATTTCTCGCAAAGTTCCAACATTTCCACCGGAAGGTTACATGCCACACTAGAAAGAGATGGCCAAGACCCTGCTGTTAGAACCTGCACAGTAAGTGTAGGACCATAACCTAACTCAGGGTGGCGGGCATAAAAGCCCTGCATTGTGTCTAAAGATGTTTTCATGTCAGTGAACATGCCCTCTAATTTTGCAGTAAATTGGAATCCACATTCTGTCTTGAGCTTAACTATGAAACTCCTCTCGGCATCATTAGAAACTGCTTTTCCAGACAAAAGCCGCTTTGCCAGATGCTGTTTGTAATACTTCTCAAACATATCTTTTTCGTCCAAGTACCGGAATAGGATCATCACTTTGTCAAGAGTAATCTCTACATCACCCTCGCTAACTCCCTTTAGACCCTTTCGAAACTTATCATCTACAAATAGTGAAATGAACTCTGGAGAACGGGGGTTCAAGTTAATGTAAAATTTAAACGCTAAACTCAAAGCATCTTGGAACAACTTGTCATTACTAAACGCCAAGTTTATAATCTTGTCGTATTTATCTTTCTCATCTAAGAGCCTCTGCACGAATTCAACAGGATCATTCAGCCTTTCTGGATCAGTAACAAGCTGTTTACCGGACTCTCTCACATGGGAAGTCATCACTTCAATTATATTCGAGAGACCATCGTTAACACGACGAAACAAGTTATACATTCTTCCCAAATCTTCATATTTATCATCACAAAGCATGTTAACTAAGCCAGAGTTCTCCATGTGGATTAATCTAAGCATGTGATTTTCAATCATCTCCTTCTCCACCACATTAGAAATCTTCTTTTCAGTCTTAGGGTCCAAGTAATGGCTCACTCTATCCATTTCCTCATCCAGGCGCCTCTCAGCTTTCTTGAGATAATCCCCACAATCACAACACTCAATAAATTTCTGGGATTCAACCCTGTAGAATTCAGCTGAAGCTTGCAGAAAATGAGTTTCAAATTCTTGTCTATAAGCAGGACCCAAATTCATCAGCATCATTGTTATATTCCTAATCAGTCCTCTATTAACAACATCCCCAACACGCTCACTGTATACTAAATCCAAAAGAGTATTCAACAGTCGAATCCTTATCTGGTTTGAATAAATAACATTTTCTCTCCACAGGTTCAGGCCAAGTTCATAAACTCTGGCCTTCCGGGTGTATGTGATATAAGTCCTATCCATGTACATCAGAATGTCTCTAATCATTTCTAACGCCTTATTATGATCAATCCATTTTCTGTTTAGTTCTTCCAGAAAGGAAGTTCCTtgagttgcttcaacagatctgGCTATCTCTTTGAGATGAAAAGTCATGGTGGCAACCAACCCAGAGTATAGCTTCTCACCAAATTTGTGAAGAACCATATTGTAAGCATTCCTAAACCCACAAAATAAAGACAACATAATATTAGATGATAAAATACCCAAAATAAAGAAGATAAAGTACAATATCCATTTGATGTGCACATGTCAATAGGAAAATTTGTAAAGCAAGATCATCTTATTTACAAAAGCAATTCATTATTTCAGATTTATAAACTACTAATTCCAAGAGAGGACAGAATACCCAAAATAAAGAAGATAAAGTACAATATCCATTTGATGTGCATGTGTCAATAGGAAAATTTGTAAAGCAAGATCATCTTATTTACAAAAGCAATTCATTATTTCAGATTTATAAACTACTAATTCCAAGAGAGGACAGTATGAAAGTAGGCCACAAAATCTAACAAGTGTCTAACCACAGCATGTGTAACTTAGCATATAGTTATCAGTTTAAAATTAGCATTTGGATTTAAAATTCATGCAAAGAAATTCAAGATTTATGTGTTCCAAAagattattttattttcattattaggCCCTACTAGAATTATTAAGAATGTATAGTGAAACACTAAAACACCACTATGTGAAATAGCTGATAGAGTTGCAGACCAATAGCGAAAGCCGCATAGCGATTGAAATAGGGAAATGGAGACAGAGGACAGCCCATCTATTGGAAGGTTTACGTATCACAGTTATTACAAGAGAAATACTAATTGGCACACAtgcttatttttcatttttatcattttaagaACCCTAAAGTTAGAGCTGGCTAGTTAGTTAAACTAGTTTGAGCTAGggttgaagaagaagatggaggAGTTAAAGGACACGGGTTTAAAACCTGGTAAAGGAGAAAAATACTAACATAACACCTAATTACCAACACTTGCCTATCTAAAAAAAACATAAAGTTCTCCTTTTTCTGCTATTGCCGCTACATCAGCTAGCATAAACTGGAATAGCGGACGTATTACCCTAATAGCAAAACTAGGACAGTGTTGTGGTTTTCTTAGTGAAATCCTCTATGCTATAGAGCTGCTATCCCCACTATTTGACAGCACTAGGTAATTTCAGGTAGacattatttttgttttcatgACTACATTTGCAATTGAAATGTTTATAAGGGGAAAAAAGCATTCCTTACTTCAGAaatacaaaatgaaataaatgctctctttccaaataagatttcaatTTGGGTCCTTAGCTTAGCATCAACGTATTTAATATGTAATAAAGAGTCCATTGCTCGGAACTCAAATCTAGGTTATAACCAAGTGACTTGTAATTAATACGTTAAATATTAAGATTATTCAGATGTTAGAAGGATAAAACACTACATGAATCTAACAGATCCCTATTTCGAACCTAGGTTATAACCAAGTAACTTGTAATTAATACCAGAAATAATGAGATTTCAGATGTTAGAAAGATAAAACATTACATGAATCTAATAGATCCCTATACACGTATTTAACACGTAAAAAAGAGTCCATTGTTGGGAACTCAAACCTAGGTTATAACCAAGTCACTTGTAATTAATACGTGAAATAATGAGATTCTTAAGATGTTAGAAAGATAAAACATTACATGAATCTAATAGATCCCTATACACGTATTTAACACGTAAAAAAGAGTCCATTGCTGGGAACTCAGACCTAGGTTATAACCAAGTCACTTGTAATTAATACGTGAAATAATGAGATTATTCAGATGTTAGAAGGATAATACATTACATGAATCTAATAGATCCCTATTTCCAGTTTTGAAGCCTACAGCCTTCGCACAAAGATGACTTGCTACAAAAGGAATCACTCCAAGCAAGAAAATGGGTGCTTTACATAGTCAAACATTAACCTTAACATATTATATGTATCGTTAACACTTGATGGCTGCTTTTCAAAAGA includes these proteins:
- the LOC127119532 gene encoding cullin-3A; this encodes MSNQRKRNFQIEAFKHRVIMDPRYAEHTWKILEHAIHEIYNKNASSLSFEELYRNAYNMVLHKFGEKLYSGLVATMTFHLKEIARSVEATQGTSFLEELNRKWIDHNKALEMIRDILMYMDRTYITYTRKARVYELGLNLWRENVIYSNQIRIRLLNTLLDLVYSERVGDVVNRGLIRNITMMLMNLGPAYRQEFETHFLQASAEFYRVESQKFIECCDCGDYLKKAERRLDEEMDRVSHYLDPKTEKKISNVVEKEMIENHMLRLIHMENSGLVNMLCDDKYEDLGRMYNLFRRVNDGLSNIIEVMTSHVRESGKQLVTDPERLNDPVEFVQRLLDEKDKYDKIINLAFSNDKLFQDALSLAFKFYINLNPRSPEFISLFVDDKFRKGLKGVSEGDVEITLDKVMILFRYLDEKDMFEKYYKQHLAKRLLSGKAVSNDAERSFIVKLKTECGFQFTAKLEGMFTDMKTSLDTMQGFYARHPELGYGPTLTVQVLTAGSWPSLSSVACNLPVEMLELCEKFQSYYLGIHNGRRLTWQNNMGTADLKATFGKGQRHELNVSTYQVCVLMLFNDADRLSYREIEQATEIPASDLKRCLQSLALVKGRNVLRKEPMTKDVSEDDAFFFNDEFSSKLYKVKIGTVVATKETEPEKLETRQKVQEDRKLQIDSAIVRIMKARKQLDHNNLIAEVTKMLQSRFIANLTDVKKRIESLIEREFMERDNSDRKLYRYLA